A genome region from Coriobacteriia bacterium includes the following:
- a CDS encoding tetratricopeptide repeat protein, translated as MPAPATDSAADSAYPAPASADPSTSPVAVLLAEARLLLEQGEPQLAKQAAEKAIALEPRNIDAMLVVAYAHADSGDFDAAIAEANSVLEIDPLVASARYILGIIYQRQCEPTSALGEFRRTIYIDQEFVLAHFNAANILRARGEAEDACREYENTLRALYVNPAGSWTAFLGGFRPDLLAKTCERSLIECRRGT; from the coding sequence GTGCCGGCTCCCGCGACGGATTCGGCCGCGGACTCGGCGTACCCGGCGCCCGCGTCCGCAGACCCTTCTACTTCGCCCGTCGCCGTCCTACTTGCCGAGGCACGCTTGCTGCTCGAGCAAGGGGAGCCGCAGCTGGCCAAGCAGGCCGCCGAGAAGGCGATCGCGCTGGAGCCTCGCAACATCGACGCGATGCTCGTCGTCGCCTACGCGCATGCCGACTCGGGCGACTTCGATGCAGCAATCGCCGAGGCCAACTCGGTGTTGGAGATCGACCCGCTGGTCGCATCGGCGCGCTACATCCTCGGCATCATCTACCAGCGCCAGTGCGAGCCGACCTCGGCGCTGGGCGAGTTTCGGCGCACGATCTACATCGATCAGGAGTTCGTACTCGCCCACTTCAACGCGGCCAACATCTTGCGCGCACGCGGCGAGGCAGAGGATGCCTGCCGTGAGTACGAGAACACGCTACGCGCGCTGTACGTGAATCCTGCCGGCTCGTGGACCGCGTTTCTGGGCGGTTTTCGACCGGATTTGCTGGCCAAGACGTGCGAACGCAGTCTGATAGAGTGTCGAAGAGGGACTTAA
- a CDS encoding response regulator, with product MANARVLAVDDSPTILEMIKAILQSGGYEVITATDGAEALETARAEVPDLILLDVMLPKLDGYRVCRLLKFDQKYKNIPIIMLTAKTEEQAMATGIRTGANQYLTKPIEPERLLSAVAEELAKVSG from the coding sequence ATGGCCAACGCGCGAGTTCTCGCGGTCGATGACAGCCCGACCATCCTGGAGATGATCAAGGCGATTCTCCAGTCCGGCGGCTACGAGGTCATCACCGCAACCGATGGGGCAGAGGCGCTCGAGACCGCACGTGCCGAGGTCCCCGACCTGATCCTTCTGGATGTCATGCTGCCCAAGCTGGACGGCTATCGCGTCTGCCGTCTTCTCAAGTTCGACCAGAAGTACAAGAACATCCCGATCATCATGCTCACGGCCAAGACCGAGGAGCAGGCGATGGCGACCGGCATCCGGACCGGCGCCAACCAGTATCTGACCAAGCCCATCGAGCCTGAGCGGCTGCTCTCGGCTGTTGCCGAAGAGCTCGCCAAGGTCTCGGGATGA
- a CDS encoding ATPase, T2SS/T4P/T4SS family, producing MMAENNSMSGRVLDALCSAGLLSLDDLGGARAETGSDADAGRDLVQRGVVTQQQISGVLEDELGVPRVDLASYAPDEEALQRVPAEVARARHVLPLFEIEGMLTVAIGEPVDIFMLDELAAELALEVEAVLADSPAVSAAIVQYYGEEPAEEGAAQAEPATVDEAPAPVSAFEFEPEPDVESAGPMFSAGEAVFFDGVAVVSDTDELEISAADFFDVAEELPVIVDAPADVAEQLEAGSPAEAPIGAELAAPPQTVADVVAAETQSASGIDLDVLAVADERKLAVLVTDILEQAVARGASRIHLLPYKNDFFLVFRIQGRLEKIASAPLSMQQPLIEGFKHFAKLGGVTSDLPALGRLHAEIGGKQLVLTVSSVPTVAGQRLVVSFSPARPQPRNFLELGMSEAESRALQAMVERGRGILLVAAPVAGGRSSTYYALLSHAAQAGKTVYSVERAIEYEIPAVAQVLVNPGSPVGAASYFAAGMRQDTDVLAIDSMQSVEDVHLAIEAAGLGKLVVATFAGADIVAGVRRMLDLGAEPVSLASALTLGVGQRVVRTNCPNCSQDEKSPLAAKIPGAEKNMTTRRGTGCPNCGKSGFQGATGIFEVLPFTEPVRAQIARAATAEQLAAAAKAAGMRPMIASGLAKVRDGVVSPDELDRVLRFNV from the coding sequence ATGATGGCTGAAAACAACTCCATGTCGGGCCGCGTGCTCGACGCCCTGTGTTCGGCGGGGCTGCTCTCGCTCGACGACCTCGGCGGCGCACGGGCCGAGACGGGGAGCGACGCCGACGCGGGTCGCGACCTCGTCCAGCGCGGCGTCGTCACGCAGCAGCAGATCTCTGGCGTCCTCGAGGACGAACTTGGCGTGCCTCGGGTCGATCTGGCAAGCTACGCCCCCGACGAAGAGGCACTTCAGCGCGTGCCCGCCGAGGTGGCGCGTGCTCGGCACGTCCTCCCGCTCTTCGAGATCGAGGGGATGCTCACCGTCGCAATCGGCGAGCCTGTGGACATCTTCATGCTCGACGAGCTGGCGGCTGAGCTTGCGCTGGAGGTCGAAGCGGTGCTGGCCGACTCACCCGCAGTAAGCGCGGCGATCGTCCAGTACTACGGCGAAGAGCCCGCTGAGGAAGGCGCGGCACAGGCCGAGCCAGCGACGGTGGACGAGGCACCAGCCCCAGTGTCGGCGTTCGAGTTCGAGCCCGAGCCTGACGTCGAGTCAGCCGGCCCGATGTTCTCGGCGGGCGAGGCCGTGTTCTTCGACGGGGTGGCGGTGGTCAGCGACACCGACGAGCTCGAGATATCGGCGGCCGACTTCTTCGATGTCGCCGAGGAGTTGCCCGTCATCGTCGACGCTCCTGCAGACGTCGCCGAGCAACTCGAGGCCGGATCTCCCGCTGAGGCACCCATCGGAGCTGAGCTTGCAGCGCCGCCGCAGACCGTTGCCGATGTCGTAGCAGCGGAGACGCAGTCCGCATCGGGCATCGATCTTGACGTACTTGCAGTCGCCGACGAGCGCAAGCTCGCCGTGCTGGTCACCGACATTCTCGAGCAGGCCGTAGCTCGCGGCGCGAGCCGCATCCACCTACTCCCGTACAAGAACGACTTCTTCCTGGTCTTCCGCATCCAAGGGCGGCTCGAGAAGATTGCGAGCGCGCCGCTGTCGATGCAGCAGCCGCTGATCGAGGGCTTCAAGCACTTCGCCAAGCTCGGCGGCGTTACTTCGGATCTGCCCGCACTCGGGCGTCTACACGCCGAGATCGGCGGCAAGCAGCTCGTGCTCACGGTCTCCTCGGTGCCCACGGTTGCGGGCCAGCGCCTCGTCGTGTCGTTCTCGCCTGCACGCCCCCAGCCGCGCAACTTCCTCGAGCTGGGGATGAGCGAGGCCGAGTCGCGCGCCTTGCAGGCGATGGTCGAGCGCGGCCGCGGCATCCTGTTGGTCGCAGCGCCCGTCGCCGGTGGACGCTCCAGCACCTACTACGCACTGCTGAGCCATGCGGCGCAGGCCGGCAAGACTGTCTACTCGGTAGAACGCGCCATCGAATACGAGATTCCCGCCGTCGCGCAGGTGCTCGTCAACCCAGGTTCGCCCGTGGGCGCCGCGTCGTACTTCGCCGCCGGCATGCGCCAGGACACCGACGTGCTGGCGATCGACTCGATGCAGTCGGTCGAAGACGTGCACCTCGCCATCGAGGCGGCGGGTCTGGGCAAGCTCGTCGTCGCAACGTTCGCCGGCGCCGACATCGTAGCCGGTGTGCGCCGAATGCTCGACCTCGGTGCCGAGCCGGTATCGCTGGCTAGCGCGCTGACGCTCGGCGTGGGCCAGCGCGTCGTGCGCACTAACTGTCCCAACTGCTCGCAAGACGAGAAGAGCCCGCTCGCCGCCAAGATCCCCGGCGCCGAGAAGAACATGACGACGCGACGCGGCACTGGCTGCCCGAACTGCGGCAAGTCCGGCTTCCAAGGAGCCACCGGCATCTTCGAGGTGCTGCCGTTCACCGAGCCGGTGCGCGCGCAGATCGCCCGCGCGGCGACCGCCGAGCAGCTTGCGGCGGCGGCGAAGGCCGCGGGAATGCGGCCGATGATAGCCTCGGGCCTGGCCAAGGTTCGCGACGGTGTCGTCAGCCCAGATGAACTCGACCGCGTGCTGCGGTTCAACGTGTGA